A segment of the Desulfofundulus kuznetsovii DSM 6115 genome:
ATATGGAGGGCTATGTGGCGGCCAAGGCGCGTATTTTTGCCACCCAGACCAGGGACGATTACACGGTTTTAAATTACGACGACCCCCTGACCAGAAATCTGGCATCCTTATGCCCCGGAAAGGTTATATTTTTCAGCCGGCGGCATAATCTGGAAGAGGGGATAATCGTGCACAATGGTTGCATAGCGGTCAGGGAAGGGGGAACGGTTCTTCCCATTTTGCCGGCCAGTGCCCTGCGTATTCCGGGGACTCACAACCTGGAAAACGCCCTGGCCGCCGTAGCCTGCGCCTGGGTGATGGGAATCAGGGAAAAGCAACTGGCTGCCACGCTGCAGCACTTTTCCGGCGTTCCCCACCGTCTGGAATTTGTTGCCGAGATCAACGGCGTAAAATATATAAACGATTCCAAGGGCACCAACCCCGAGGCCAGCATCAAAGCCCTGGAGGCCTATGAGCAGCCCATCGTTTTACTGGCCGGGGGCAGGAACAAGGGAAACGACTTTACCGCCTTTGCCCGCCTGGTGAAGGAGAAAGTAAGGGTGCTGGTGGTGCTGGGAGAATGTGCTCGGGAAATTGAAGCCGCCGCCAGGGCGGCCGGGGTCGGGGAAATTATAAGGGCCAAGGACTTTCGGGATGCAGTCTTTCGAGCCCACCGGGCAGCCCGGCCGGGGGAAGTGGTCCTGCTTTCCCCGGCCTGCGCCAGCTGGGATATGTTCAAAAGTTACGAGGAGCGCGGGGAAATGTTTAAAAAGCTGGTACATGAGCTGATCATACGGGAAATGGCCGGGGGGCAGTGAACGGTACTGAACATTTCCTCACCGGAGAAGTAAATGTTCAGTGAACCCGGTTGGATGCGGCGCTGTCCTCGCTCACTCCAGTGCTTCGCGCCGACAGCACCGCGGTTCGCTTCGGGCCGGCTCTGGCTCTCTGCGGATTGCCCGTGACTAATTGCACTTCGTTGTAAGCTGTTAACTAATGTATTTCAAACTTTTCTTACGCTTAGTCAATCTTGCGTCCTCGAGAGCCGAGCCGGCGGCCTCGCTTCACCGGGTGCTGTTACCGGCGCTTCGCAAGTCGTTCGCTCCGGACAGTGCCGCATCCTCGTCATTACGGTTTTGCTGAGCATTCACCCGGAGAAGGTAGGGAGACTCCCATGCGCTTACGCAGGCGGCCACCGGATTTTATCCTCTTCCTTACCGTACTCATGCTTTTAAGCGTGGGTATTGTGATGGTTTTCAGTTCCAGTTACTACTATGCCATGTTTCCGCCCTTTAACAACCCTTTTCATTTTCTGATCCGCCAGTCCATCTGGGCCATCATCGGCCTCACGGGTATGTTTGTGATGATGAATTACGACTACTGGCATTTGAAAAAGTGGGCGGGAGGATTGCTGATCCTGGCCTTTGCCCTGTTGATTGCCGTACTCATTCCGGGAGTTGGCGTTTCCAAGCTGGGAGCCCAGCGCTGGTTGAACCTGGGTCCCTTGAGTTTTCAGCCTTCGGAATTTGCCAAGCTTTGCCTGGTAGTCTTCACTGCCTATGGCCTTTCCCGCCGGCCCGAACGGATCACCAATTTTCGCCAGGGAATGTTGCCGTACCTGGTGATAATGGGCCTGGCAGCAGGGCTGATCCTCATGCAGCCTGACCTGGGTACGGCCGTGACCCTGGCCGGGACCATCGTATTAATGCTTTTTGCGGCCGGTGCCTCCCTGGTACACCTGGGAGCCCTGGGTGTACTGGGAGCGGGCGCCCTGGCCCTGGCCATCTGGACGGAGCCTTACCGCCTGAGGCGGTTCCTGGCCTTCCTTGATCCGGAAAAAGACCCCTCGGGCTCGGGGTGGCATATTTTGAATTCCCTCATGTCCCTTGGTTCCGGTGGCCTTTTGGGCACCGGACTGGGGCAGGGCCGTCATTCCAAATTCCTTTACCTCCCCGAGAGGCAGACGGACTTTATCTTTGCCGTGATTGGAGAAGAGCTGGGTTTTATCGGTGCCTGCCTGGTGATCCTGTTGTTCATTTTGTTCATCTGGCGGGGATTGAAAGTGGCCATCACCTCTCCGGATTCTTTTGGCAGTCTGCTTGCCGCCGGGATTGTTTCCGGCGTAGGCATCCAGGCCATCATTAATATCGGCGTGGTTACAAGCTCCCTGCCGGTAACCGGCATTACCCTCCCCTTTCTCAGCTTTGGGGGAACATCCCTGGTGTTCACCCTGCTGGGGGTAGGGGTTTTGCTGAACATATCCCGCTACAGTGCCCCCAAATGACGGGAGGTGGAGCATTTGCGTTTTGTGGTAACCGGGGGTGGTACGGGAGGACATATTTATCCCGCCCTGGCCATTGCCCGGGGACTGCTGGCTAAATACCCTGAAGCCCGGGTGCTTTACATCGGCCGGGACGGCGGCCTCGAGGCCGACCTGGTGCCGAAGGCAAACCTGCCTTTTCGTTCCATCCCGGTAGCCGGTTTGAAGCGCAGCCTGTCTCCGCGCAACCTGCTGGTGTTCTGGCAGGCAGCCCGGGGAATTCTTCTGGCCCGGCAAATACTGGCCAATTTCAAGCCGCGGGTGGTAGTGGGCACCGGGGGATATGTGTGCGGGCCGGTGGTCCTGGCCGCTGTTTTGCTGGGTATTCCCACTCTGATCCACGAGCAAAATGCCCTGCCCGGTTTAACCAACCGGCTGTTGTCCCCTTTTGTCAGCCAGGTGGCGTTGACCTTTGAAGACGCCCGGAAATATTTTCCCCGTAAAGCCCGGGTTAAAGTTACCGGGCTACCGGTGCGTCCGGAGGTGCTGGCCTGGCGTCGGGACGAGGCCAGGCGGGCCATGGGCATTCCTGAAAATGCTCAACTGGTCCTCTCCTTTGGGGGAAGTCAGGGGGCCAGGGCGATCAACCTGGCCATGATCGAGGTTTTGAAGCAGTTTGGCGGCCGGGAGGGGGTTTACTTCCTCCATGTGACTGGTCCCGGCCAATATGAGGAGTTTTGTGCCCGGGTCAGGGAGGCGGGTTTAAGCATAACTGAAAATGGCAATATTATCCTTGTACCTTATCTTGACGAAATGCCCCGGGCACTGGCGGCGGCCGACCTGGCCATCTGCCGTGCCGGGGCAGCTACTCTGGCAGAATTGACGGTGGTGGGGTTGCCAGCCATTCTCATCCCCTACCCCCATGCTGTCGGGAATCACCAGGAATACAATGCCCGTTCCCTGGAGCGGGAAGGTGCTGCCCTGATCATCAGGGACCGGGATTTAACGGGGCCTTTGCTGGCTGAAAAACTGGTCCAGCTCCTGGCACGGCCGGTAAAACTAAAGGCGATGGCCGGGGCCAGCAGGCGCCTGGGACGTTCCCAGGCCCTGGATGAAATACTCGAGCTAATAGATAGCCTGGCCAGGTAAAAACGGTGGCTATTGCCTTTCGTGAACCAGGTGGCACGGCTGGACAAGCCCGGGAGTGGCACACCTTTTTTAGTCCGGGCATAGTATATGGTGTATCGCGAAGCCGTCACGTTTGCCAGGAGCTGTAACCGGGAAAGGAGTTGAAAGTCCTTGCAGGTAATACCCCGGCGGGTACATTTTATCGGTATTGGCGGGGCTGGCATGAGTGGCCTGGCCAGCATCCTTCTGGATCTAGGTTATGAAATTACCGGTTCGGATCTTTCTTCTACTGATACCACCCGCAGGCTGGAATCCCGGGGAGCCGTCTGCCATGTGGGGCACGCCCCCAAGAACCTGGATACCACGCAACTG
Coding sequences within it:
- the ftsW gene encoding putative lipid II flippase FtsW — its product is MRLRRRPPDFILFLTVLMLLSVGIVMVFSSSYYYAMFPPFNNPFHFLIRQSIWAIIGLTGMFVMMNYDYWHLKKWAGGLLILAFALLIAVLIPGVGVSKLGAQRWLNLGPLSFQPSEFAKLCLVVFTAYGLSRRPERITNFRQGMLPYLVIMGLAAGLILMQPDLGTAVTLAGTIVLMLFAAGASLVHLGALGVLGAGALALAIWTEPYRLRRFLAFLDPEKDPSGSGWHILNSLMSLGSGGLLGTGLGQGRHSKFLYLPERQTDFIFAVIGEELGFIGACLVILLFILFIWRGLKVAITSPDSFGSLLAAGIVSGVGIQAIINIGVVTSSLPVTGITLPFLSFGGTSLVFTLLGVGVLLNISRYSAPK
- the murG gene encoding undecaprenyldiphospho-muramoylpentapeptide beta-N-acetylglucosaminyltransferase, which gives rise to MRFVVTGGGTGGHIYPALAIARGLLAKYPEARVLYIGRDGGLEADLVPKANLPFRSIPVAGLKRSLSPRNLLVFWQAARGILLARQILANFKPRVVVGTGGYVCGPVVLAAVLLGIPTLIHEQNALPGLTNRLLSPFVSQVALTFEDARKYFPRKARVKVTGLPVRPEVLAWRRDEARRAMGIPENAQLVLSFGGSQGARAINLAMIEVLKQFGGREGVYFLHVTGPGQYEEFCARVREAGLSITENGNIILVPYLDEMPRALAAADLAICRAGAATLAELTVVGLPAILIPYPHAVGNHQEYNARSLEREGAALIIRDRDLTGPLLAEKLVQLLARPVKLKAMAGASRRLGRSQALDEILELIDSLAR
- the murD gene encoding UDP-N-acetylmuramoyl-L-alanine--D-glutamate ligase, coding for MAFEGQKVLVIGAGKSGVAVSLFLAGKGARVVLTDQKESASFDPPLQSLLPPEVELVLGCYPEVGEGSFDLVVISPGVPLTIPPVARARELGIPVTGELELAYRLARAPIVAITGTNGKTTTTSLVGQIFADAGRRTLVAGNIGQPLITEVEKYGPDDLIVLEVSSFQLETTSLFRPRVAAILNITPDHLDRHGDMEGYVAAKARIFATQTRDDYTVLNYDDPLTRNLASLCPGKVIFFSRRHNLEEGIIVHNGCIAVREGGTVLPILPASALRIPGTHNLENALAAVACAWVMGIREKQLAATLQHFSGVPHRLEFVAEINGVKYINDSKGTNPEASIKALEAYEQPIVLLAGGRNKGNDFTAFARLVKEKVRVLVVLGECAREIEAAARAAGVGEIIRAKDFRDAVFRAHRAARPGEVVLLSPACASWDMFKSYEERGEMFKKLVHELIIREMAGGQ